In Kitasatospora sp. NA04385, a single genomic region encodes these proteins:
- a CDS encoding LysR family transcriptional regulator, whose translation MELRQLRCFVAVAEELHFGRAAERLLLGQPAVSQQVRRLERELRVELFDRSPRYVRLTPAGERFLPAARNVLAAEDAARALAADLAAPTVLRLGTVGGLGERLDDILDAYRRQAPTVRVELHSEPVRERLARLADGRLDAAFVRGAVPGGDELRYLPLWQDELVIALPAGHPLAEQPEVDLAELAGLPLLLTERRNHPTLVDLVTDACERAGFRPLFGPPHSTLQNTLAAIGAGAPMWTVVYAATARMTHARRIAFRPCRTPLALPMSLAVRRSAPPPRLLLEACRRTPAPAPDQAPAPTTAPAPAPTPTSDDQDS comes from the coding sequence GTGGAGCTACGGCAGTTGCGCTGCTTCGTCGCCGTCGCGGAGGAGTTGCACTTCGGGCGGGCGGCCGAGCGGCTGCTGCTCGGCCAACCCGCCGTGAGCCAGCAAGTACGGCGGCTGGAACGGGAGTTGCGGGTCGAGCTGTTCGACCGCTCGCCCCGGTACGTGCGCCTGACACCGGCCGGTGAGCGCTTCCTGCCCGCGGCCCGGAACGTGCTGGCGGCCGAGGACGCGGCCCGCGCCCTCGCCGCCGACCTGGCCGCGCCGACCGTGCTCCGGCTGGGCACCGTCGGCGGGCTCGGGGAGCGGCTGGACGACATCCTGGACGCCTACCGCCGCCAGGCCCCGACGGTGCGCGTCGAACTCCACTCCGAGCCCGTCCGGGAGCGGTTGGCCCGTCTCGCGGACGGCCGGCTCGACGCCGCCTTCGTCCGCGGCGCGGTGCCCGGCGGCGACGAGCTGCGCTACCTGCCGCTCTGGCAGGACGAGTTGGTGATCGCACTGCCGGCCGGGCACCCGCTGGCCGAGCAGCCGGAGGTCGACCTCGCCGAACTCGCCGGGCTACCCCTGCTGTTGACCGAACGGCGCAACCACCCGACCCTGGTCGACCTGGTGACGGACGCCTGCGAACGGGCCGGCTTCCGGCCGCTGTTCGGGCCGCCGCACAGCACCCTGCAGAACACCCTCGCCGCGATCGGCGCCGGTGCCCCGATGTGGACGGTGGTGTACGCGGCCACCGCCCGGATGACCCACGCCCGCCGGATCGCCTTCCGCCCCTGCCGCACCCCGCTGGCACTGCCGATGTCGCTCGCCGTCCGGCGCTCCGCCCCGCCGCCCCGGCTGCTCCTGGAAGCCTGCCGCCGGACGCCCGCCCCCGCTCCGGACCAGGCACCGGCCCCGACCACGGCCCCGGCCCCGGCCCCGACCCCGACCAGCGACGATCAGGATTCGTGA
- a CDS encoding WhiB family transcriptional regulator: protein MTVISRLPGALEEEWDWQLDGACRAADSQLFFHPAGERGEAHDERDRAAKAVCARCPVRERCLLHALATRERYGVWGGCTEEERRGMLRRRRNRNRTRSRARAR, encoded by the coding sequence ATGACCGTGATCTCCCGCCTGCCCGGCGCCCTCGAGGAGGAGTGGGACTGGCAGCTCGACGGAGCCTGCCGGGCCGCCGACTCCCAGCTGTTCTTCCACCCCGCGGGGGAACGCGGCGAGGCCCACGACGAGCGCGACCGCGCCGCCAAGGCCGTCTGCGCCCGCTGCCCCGTCCGCGAACGCTGCCTGCTGCACGCCCTGGCCACCCGCGAACGCTACGGCGTGTGGGGCGGCTGCACCGAGGAGGAACGGCGCGGCATGCTGCGCCGCCGGCGCAACCGCAACCGCACGCGCAGCCGGGCCCGCGCCCGCTGA
- a CDS encoding SsgA family sporulation/cell division regulator has translation MGPVIERITLHLLAHDGTTVDLDTDWRYRPDDPYAVSIDFGPRAAGAGWVLSREMLLAALHGPVGDGDIHFAPLDDGSLCLVLGGAGSPVALTVDCVALAEFLATTVELVPLGSEFERIDWDGGLAGLLSA, from the coding sequence ATGGGCCCCGTCATCGAGCGGATCACCCTGCACCTGCTCGCCCACGACGGCACCACCGTCGACCTCGACACCGACTGGCGCTACCGGCCCGACGACCCGTACGCGGTGAGCATCGACTTCGGCCCGCGCGCCGCCGGGGCCGGCTGGGTGCTCTCCCGGGAGATGCTGCTCGCCGCGCTGCACGGGCCGGTCGGCGACGGCGACATCCACTTCGCGCCCCTCGACGACGGCTCGCTGTGCCTGGTGCTCGGCGGCGCGGGCAGCCCGGTGGCGCTCACCGTCGACTGCGTCGCGCTCGCCGAGTTCCTCGCCACCACCGTCGAACTGGTGCCGCTCGGCAGCGAGTTCGAACGGATCGACTGGGACGGCGGACTGGCCGGGCTGCTGTCGGCCTGA
- a CDS encoding STAS domain-containing protein: protein MPAENMPVAPLAVDVRRTPSSAAVCALSGDLDIETLAPAREALDLLVAERPRTLVVDLGRVDFCDSSGLNLLLQTRMAAAEGGVSFHLAALSGPVQHLLELTGAKAVFAIHETVDAAIASDG, encoded by the coding sequence ATGCCAGCCGAGAACATGCCCGTGGCCCCCCTGGCGGTCGACGTCCGGCGTACGCCGTCCAGCGCGGCGGTGTGCGCACTGTCGGGCGACCTGGACATTGAGACCCTGGCTCCGGCCAGGGAAGCGCTCGACCTACTGGTCGCCGAACGCCCCCGGACGCTAGTGGTCGACCTGGGACGGGTCGACTTCTGCGACTCGTCCGGATTGAACCTGCTGCTCCAGACCCGGATGGCAGCCGCCGAGGGAGGGGTTTCCTTCCACTTGGCGGCGCTGTCCGGGCCGGTTCAGCACTTGCTCGAACTGACCGGTGCGAAGGCCGTGTTCGCCATCCACGAAACGGTGGACGCGGCCATCGCTTCGGATGGCTGA
- a CDS encoding carbohydrate kinase, giving the protein MAGRQITVVGECVADAFVERDGARAGELALRVLPGGGPANTAVALARLGTPTRFVGRISADPFGELLRGHLSGSGVDLAGTVAAAEPSTLALAALDGDGHAKYSFHAEGTADWQWTPEELATARDDGSACLHTGSLALVRDPGGPRIEDLLTEARPYATVSVDPNVRTLLVAPETYRQRLGRWCELADLLRLSEDDLHVLLPGVTPEDACDHWHAAGVRLVVVTLAERGALASLDGRRVRVAAPVTPVVDTVGAGDSFTAGLLHSLAVQGHLGGRLDSLTPDDLERACRFATRVAARTVAVPGANPPWAEDL; this is encoded by the coding sequence ATGGCGGGTCGGCAGATCACCGTGGTCGGGGAGTGCGTCGCCGACGCCTTCGTCGAGCGCGACGGGGCCAGAGCGGGGGAACTCGCGCTGCGGGTGCTGCCCGGCGGCGGCCCGGCGAACACCGCGGTCGCCCTGGCCCGGTTGGGCACGCCCACCCGGTTCGTCGGCCGGATCTCGGCCGACCCGTTCGGGGAACTCCTCCGCGGCCACCTGAGCGGCTCCGGCGTCGACCTGGCGGGCACCGTCGCGGCCGCCGAACCGAGCACCCTGGCGCTGGCCGCGCTCGACGGCGACGGCCACGCCAAGTACTCCTTCCACGCGGAGGGCACCGCCGACTGGCAGTGGACCCCCGAAGAACTGGCCACCGCCCGCGACGACGGATCGGCCTGCCTGCACACCGGCTCGCTCGCCCTGGTGCGCGACCCCGGCGGCCCGCGGATCGAGGACCTGCTCACCGAAGCCCGCCCGTACGCCACCGTGTCGGTCGACCCCAACGTCCGCACCCTGCTGGTCGCCCCCGAGACCTACCGGCAGCGGCTCGGCCGCTGGTGCGAACTGGCCGACCTGCTGCGCCTGAGCGAGGACGACCTGCACGTCCTGCTGCCCGGCGTCACCCCCGAGGACGCCTGCGACCACTGGCACGCGGCGGGCGTCCGGCTGGTCGTCGTGACGCTCGCCGAACGCGGCGCACTCGCCTCGCTGGACGGTCGGCGGGTCCGGGTGGCCGCGCCCGTGACGCCGGTGGTCGACACCGTCGGCGCGGGCGACTCCTTCACCGCGGGGCTGCTGCACTCCCTCGCCGTCCAGGGCCACCTCGGCGGTCGGCTCGACTCCCTCACCCCCGACGACCTGGAGCGCGCCTGCCGCTTCGCCACCCGGGTCGCCGCCCGGACGGTCGCCGTTCCAGGCGCCAACCCGCCTTGGGCCGAAGATCTCTGA
- a CDS encoding RNA polymerase sigma factor SigF, which produces MPVPTDELLLIAPTEVYSDQGGAPVATVREAAPSAASVIADDPALDPDVLADPANATPADARAMTRVLLRRLAGLEEGTREFSYVRTTLIELNLTLVRFAIRRFGHSKEPYEDLLQVGSVGLIKAIDRFDPDLGVEFTTYAVPTIVGEIRRHFRDTTWSVHVPRRLQELRLDLAKAQDALAQTLDREPTVADLAEHLSLTEEEVIEGLAAANAHTAGSLDLTSPGEGDGQQPAERLGRVDGRFALVENLVALKPLIAQLPERERQILAMRFCEDLTQSQIGARLGLSQMHVSRLLSRTLAKLRTGLDATD; this is translated from the coding sequence ATGCCTGTGCCCACTGATGAACTTCTCCTGATCGCCCCCACCGAGGTGTACTCCGACCAGGGCGGAGCACCTGTCGCGACCGTACGCGAAGCAGCTCCGTCGGCGGCGTCCGTGATCGCGGACGACCCGGCGCTCGACCCGGACGTGCTCGCCGACCCGGCGAACGCGACCCCCGCCGACGCCCGCGCGATGACCCGGGTGCTGCTGCGCCGGCTCGCCGGCCTGGAGGAGGGCACCCGCGAGTTCAGCTACGTGCGCACCACCCTGATCGAACTGAACCTGACCCTGGTCCGGTTCGCGATCCGCCGCTTCGGCCACAGCAAGGAGCCGTACGAGGACCTGCTGCAGGTCGGCTCGGTCGGCCTGATCAAGGCGATCGACCGGTTCGACCCGGACCTCGGCGTCGAGTTCACCACCTACGCGGTGCCCACCATCGTCGGCGAAATACGCCGCCACTTCCGGGACACCACCTGGTCGGTGCACGTGCCGCGCAGGCTGCAGGAGCTGCGCCTGGACCTGGCGAAGGCGCAGGACGCGCTGGCCCAGACCCTGGACCGCGAGCCGACCGTCGCCGACCTGGCCGAGCACCTCTCGCTGACCGAGGAGGAGGTGATCGAGGGTCTGGCCGCCGCTAACGCGCACACCGCCGGTTCGCTCGACCTGACCTCCCCGGGCGAGGGCGACGGGCAGCAGCCCGCCGAGCGGCTCGGCCGGGTGGACGGACGGTTCGCGCTGGTGGAGAACCTCGTCGCGCTGAAGCCGCTGATCGCGCAGCTCCCGGAGCGGGAGCGGCAGATACTGGCGATGCGTTTCTGCGAGGACCTCACCCAGTCGCAGATCGGCGCACGTCTCGGCCTGTCGCAGATGCACGTCTCCCGGTTGCTCTCCCGGACGCTGGCCAAGCTGCGTACCGGGTTGGACGCGACCGACTGA
- a CDS encoding ATP-binding protein produces MPRPVARARAFTAEALGDWSWSAPPDPDLAEDVVLLVAELVGNAMLHAGGPLELVLDATPARLRIEVSDASDVLPTLRTPHLPGVPGGHGLYIVQRTADRWGSDRHSQGKSIWAEIDATRLLA; encoded by the coding sequence GTGCCCCGCCCGGTGGCCCGTGCCAGGGCGTTCACCGCGGAGGCGCTCGGCGACTGGTCGTGGTCCGCACCGCCCGATCCGGACCTCGCCGAGGACGTCGTGCTGCTGGTCGCCGAACTGGTCGGCAACGCGATGCTGCACGCCGGCGGCCCGCTCGAGCTGGTTCTCGACGCGACGCCCGCCCGGTTGCGGATCGAGGTCTCCGACGCGTCCGACGTGCTACCGACGCTGCGCACCCCGCACCTGCCCGGCGTGCCGGGCGGGCACGGGCTGTACATCGTGCAGCGCACCGCCGACCGCTGGGGGTCCGACCGGCACTCCCAGGGCAAGTCGATCTGGGCGGAGATCGACGCCACCCGGCTGCTCGCGTAA
- a CDS encoding PRC-barrel domain-containing protein, producing MIEIADIREWRSHDVVDQDSKKIGSLENVYVDTATDQPSFATVTVGMPGRHRLVFVPIADAVAGPGYLRVPFNRNDVKNAPSIGTDDVLAAEQEPEVFAYYHLDYVTGASGERRLARR from the coding sequence ATGATTGAGATCGCCGACATCCGGGAGTGGCGCAGCCACGACGTGGTCGACCAGGACAGCAAGAAGATCGGCAGCCTGGAGAACGTCTACGTCGATACCGCGACCGACCAGCCGTCCTTCGCCACTGTCACGGTCGGCATGCCAGGTCGGCACCGCCTGGTGTTCGTGCCGATCGCGGATGCGGTGGCCGGCCCCGGTTACCTGCGGGTGCCGTTCAACCGCAACGACGTGAAGAACGCTCCCTCCATCGGCACCGACGACGTGCTGGCCGCCGAACAGGAGCCCGAGGTCTTCGCGTACTACCACCTCGACTACGTCACCGGCGCGAGCGGCGAACGGCGGCTGGCCCGGCGCTGA
- a CDS encoding oxygenase MpaB family protein gives MSDGRITGGRIASGRIASGPALGRQRQRPGWPSPAEALRLRLLREINSTVHGADLHLERYDRPPGDPGLFGPDSVVWQVHGHPAGMLVGGFAALMLQSLHPVAMRAVAEHSDYRTDPVGRLHRTARFVSTTTLGSSAAAEAAISDVRRIHGYVRGRDAEGRPYRGDDPDLLCWVHSAEVACFLAGHQVFAGAGRLSDAQCDDYLAEVAQIGQLLGADGVPVSRAGLARYLGGVRGALRTTPEALEAVVLLRGFGRTRRERLAVRVLTNAAIGLLPGWARRALDIRRPWAVRRLWDRPLARLLGTVMVWACGLSPIRAAATTRARARPSVPAGGGGTR, from the coding sequence ATGTCGGACGGGCGGATCACGGGCGGGCGGATCGCGAGCGGGCGGATCGCGAGCGGACCAGCCCTGGGACGGCAACGGCAGCGGCCGGGGTGGCCGAGTCCCGCCGAGGCGCTGCGGCTGCGGCTGCTGCGGGAGATCAACTCCACCGTGCACGGCGCCGATCTGCACCTGGAGCGCTACGACCGTCCGCCCGGTGACCCCGGGCTGTTCGGGCCGGACAGCGTGGTGTGGCAGGTGCACGGGCACCCCGCCGGAATGCTGGTCGGCGGGTTCGCCGCGCTGATGCTCCAGTCGCTGCATCCCGTGGCGATGCGCGCCGTCGCCGAACACTCTGACTACCGCACCGACCCGGTCGGCCGCCTGCACCGCACCGCCCGGTTCGTCTCCACCACCACGCTCGGCTCCTCCGCCGCCGCCGAGGCCGCGATCTCCGACGTCCGGCGCATCCACGGCTACGTCCGCGGCCGCGACGCCGAGGGCCGCCCGTACCGGGGCGACGACCCCGACCTGCTGTGCTGGGTGCACAGCGCCGAAGTGGCCTGCTTCCTGGCGGGCCACCAAGTCTTCGCGGGCGCCGGCAGGTTGAGCGACGCGCAGTGCGACGACTACCTCGCCGAGGTCGCGCAGATCGGCCAACTCCTGGGCGCGGACGGCGTCCCCGTCTCGCGGGCCGGGCTCGCCCGTTACCTGGGCGGGGTGCGCGGCGCGCTGCGGACCACCCCCGAGGCGCTGGAGGCCGTCGTCCTGCTGCGCGGCTTCGGCCGCACCCGGCGGGAACGCCTCGCCGTCCGGGTGCTCACCAACGCGGCGATCGGCCTGCTGCCCGGCTGGGCCCGCCGGGCCCTCGACATCCGCCGCCCCTGGGCCGTGCGCCGCCTCTGGGACCGCCCGCTGGCCCGGCTGCTCGGCACCGTCATGGTCTGGGCGTGCGGCCTGTCCCCGATCCGCGCCGCCGCGACCACCCGGGCCCGGGCCCGGCCGTCCGTCCCGGCTGGCGGCGGCGGAACGCGCTGA
- the dmpI gene encoding 4-oxalocrotonate tautomerase DmpI, giving the protein MPIVTIQQGPRGIEQKRELVARVTEAFVAALECPAESVLVWIQEYPAENWGKAGKLTADQ; this is encoded by the coding sequence ATGCCGATCGTCACCATTCAGCAGGGCCCGCGCGGGATCGAGCAGAAGCGCGAGCTGGTCGCACGGGTCACCGAGGCCTTCGTGGCGGCCCTGGAGTGCCCGGCCGAGAGCGTCCTGGTCTGGATCCAGGAGTATCCGGCCGAGAACTGGGGCAAGGCCGGCAAGCTCACCGCCGACCAGTAG
- a CDS encoding SMI1/KNR4 family protein → MNTEQPEPTELALLRDAFGPDATDTTAALGWAAVHAFEARHGVVLPEPYRTFVAEIADGSPDGPPAHGLVGLAELPSDWGDGRAARDLARPFPLTAAWLWEDDEETPEEEFDARLAQVSNDGSVVLGTDGCGMYWHLVVTGPHRGHVWLVTDVGAAPFGAGFDHTTAAPGFAGWVAHWHAGRPWFDAAPSSGPDGEPNAAPDAHRSPDPVA, encoded by the coding sequence GTGAACACCGAACAGCCGGAGCCGACCGAGCTGGCCCTCCTGCGCGACGCCTTCGGCCCCGACGCCACCGACACCACCGCCGCCCTCGGCTGGGCGGCCGTGCACGCCTTCGAGGCGCGGCACGGCGTCGTGCTGCCCGAGCCGTACCGCACCTTCGTCGCCGAGATCGCGGACGGCTCCCCCGACGGCCCGCCCGCCCACGGCCTGGTCGGGCTGGCCGAACTTCCCTCCGACTGGGGCGACGGCCGCGCCGCCCGCGACCTCGCCCGCCCGTTCCCGCTCACCGCCGCCTGGCTCTGGGAGGACGACGAGGAGACCCCCGAGGAGGAGTTCGACGCGCGCCTGGCGCAGGTCTCGAACGACGGGTCGGTCGTCCTGGGCACCGACGGCTGCGGCATGTACTGGCACCTCGTCGTCACCGGCCCGCACCGCGGCCACGTCTGGCTCGTCACCGACGTCGGCGCGGCCCCGTTCGGCGCCGGGTTCGACCACACCACCGCCGCACCCGGCTTCGCCGGCTGGGTCGCCCACTGGCACGCCGGCCGCCCGTGGTTCGACGCCGCCCCGAGCTCCGGCCCGGACGGAGAACCGAACGCGGCCCCGGACGCCCACCGGTCCCCGGACCCCGTCGCCTGA
- a CDS encoding SAM-dependent methyltransferase, giving the protein MTTNESTDPAPGAHRAAQLSPVSRTALAVARVRAYESSRPEPLFTDPYALAFIEASGTPLPTEGPTGPLARLLVARGIMRTRFYDDRLLAAGVRQVVLLAAGLDTRAYRLEWPSGTRLFEVDLPAVLDFKQWVLDERGAEAACERVALPADLADPGWTDRLLAAGFDPGQPTVWLAEGLLVYLDAEQAAALLTAVGGLSAPGSRLLTEQGRDVSGVRAEAGLAEMTALWRGGLGSGTIDWLDAHGWQTGFTAIDGFAAGLGRELPPVGGFDGAGFLEACRTA; this is encoded by the coding sequence ATGACGACGAACGAGTCCACCGATCCCGCTCCCGGCGCACACCGCGCCGCGCAGCTGAGCCCCGTCTCCCGCACCGCGCTCGCGGTGGCCCGGGTCCGGGCCTACGAGAGCAGTCGGCCGGAGCCGCTGTTCACCGACCCCTACGCGCTGGCGTTCATCGAGGCTTCCGGTACTCCGCTGCCCACGGAGGGGCCGACCGGGCCGCTGGCTCGGCTGCTGGTGGCGCGGGGGATCATGCGTACCCGGTTCTACGACGACCGGCTGCTGGCGGCGGGGGTCCGGCAGGTGGTGCTGCTCGCGGCGGGGCTCGATACCCGGGCCTACCGGTTGGAGTGGCCGTCGGGGACCAGGCTGTTCGAGGTCGACCTGCCGGCGGTGCTCGACTTCAAGCAGTGGGTGCTGGACGAGCGGGGGGCCGAGGCGGCCTGTGAGCGCGTCGCGCTGCCCGCGGACCTGGCCGATCCGGGGTGGACGGATCGGCTGCTCGCGGCGGGGTTCGACCCCGGGCAGCCCACCGTCTGGCTGGCCGAAGGGCTGCTGGTGTACCTGGACGCCGAGCAGGCGGCCGCGCTCCTCACCGCCGTCGGCGGGCTGTCGGCGCCCGGCAGCCGCCTGCTGACCGAGCAGGGGCGTGACGTGTCCGGGGTGCGCGCCGAGGCCGGGCTGGCCGAGATGACCGCGCTGTGGCGCGGCGGTCTCGGGTCCGGCACCATCGACTGGCTGGACGCGCACGGCTGGCAGACCGGATTCACCGCCATCGACGGGTTCGCCGCCGGACTCGGGCGTGAACTCCCGCCCGTCGGGGGCTTCGACGGCGCCGGCTTCCTGGAGGCCTGCCGGACGGCCTGA
- a CDS encoding MarR family winged helix-turn-helix transcriptional regulator, whose protein sequence is MDGVRLLRLGKRLTELGRAMVTDHASAALTPGEIAVVSDVYQHPGSSVQDIRVRTGFAQSHVSTSVARLRERGLLDASADPTDGRRTLLSVSALARSYVRARAARPAEPLLARAITDPAKAQRAAELLDELATLLLPDPGPAPTVSQPQSRPAPADHLAQVSAPAPAPETSPEPPTP, encoded by the coding sequence ATGGACGGCGTACGGCTTCTGCGACTGGGCAAACGGCTCACCGAACTGGGCCGGGCGATGGTCACCGATCACGCCTCGGCGGCCCTCACCCCGGGGGAGATCGCGGTGGTCTCCGACGTGTACCAGCACCCCGGCAGCTCGGTGCAGGACATCCGGGTCCGTACCGGCTTCGCCCAGAGTCACGTCTCCACCTCCGTCGCGCGGCTGCGCGAACGCGGGTTGCTGGACGCCTCGGCCGATCCCACTGACGGGCGCCGCACCCTGCTGTCGGTCTCCGCGCTCGCCCGCAGCTACGTCCGCGCCCGGGCCGCCCGGCCCGCCGAACCACTGCTCGCCCGGGCGATCACCGACCCGGCGAAGGCCCAGCGCGCCGCCGAGCTGCTTGACGAACTGGCCACCCTGCTGCTCCCGGACCCGGGCCCGGCCCCGACCGTGTCCCAGCCTCAGTCCCGGCCGGCGCCCGCAGACCACCTGGCCCAGGTCTCGGCCCCCGCCCCCGCCCCCGAGACGTCTCCCGAGCCGCCCACCCCCTGA
- a CDS encoding cellulase family glycosylhydrolase — MRLRLRRRLTRRLAGCAAALAAALVTTLTAPAVPAAQAATTGTSTAGTSTAAAAATAGAGYWHTSGRQILDEAGNPVRIAGINWFGFETSNYVPHGLWSRDYKSMIDQMKSLGYNTIRLPYSDDIFKGTSPSSINTSSGMNADLVGLNSLGVMDKLVNYAGSIGMKVILDRHRPDSAGQSALWYTSAVPESTWLANLKSIAARYANNSAVIGIDLHNEPHDPACWGCGDTATDWRLAAQRGGEAVLSANSKLLVFVEGVQSFNGSSYWWGGNLQGAGQYPVQLSVPNRVVYSAHDYATSVAQQTWFSDPSFPSNMPGVWDKNWGYLFNQNIAPVWVGEFGTTLQSTVDQAWLKALVQYLRPTATAGADSFQWTFWSWNPNSGDTGGILNDDWTTVNTVKDNYLASIKAPGFGSGGGTGGGDVQAPSVPGGLTVSGTTASSVSLSWTASTDNTAVTGYDVYRNGTKVASTASPSYTDSGLSPATTYSYTVRAKDAAGNVSAASAAVTATTATSGGGTNAGCSAAISLNDWGSGLTATVTVTNTGTTAVKGWQVSWTWPTSLQISSSWSANVTRSGQTVTATNLSYNGALAPAASTSFGVQATRTDASAAATATAVCTATS; from the coding sequence ATGCGCCTACGACTGCGCCGACGCCTGACGCGCCGACTGGCGGGCTGCGCCGCGGCCCTGGCCGCCGCGCTCGTCACCACGCTGACCGCCCCGGCGGTCCCGGCGGCCCAGGCCGCCACCACCGGCACGAGCACCGCCGGTACGAGCACCGCCGCGGCCGCCGCCACCGCGGGGGCCGGGTACTGGCACACCAGCGGCCGACAGATCCTGGACGAGGCCGGGAACCCGGTGCGGATCGCGGGCATCAACTGGTTCGGCTTCGAGACCTCCAACTACGTGCCGCACGGCCTGTGGAGCCGCGACTACAAGTCGATGATCGACCAGATGAAGTCGCTGGGCTACAACACCATCCGCCTGCCGTACAGCGACGACATCTTCAAGGGCACCTCCCCCAGCAGCATCAACACCTCCAGCGGGATGAACGCCGACCTGGTCGGCCTCAACTCGCTCGGCGTGATGGACAAGCTGGTCAACTACGCGGGCAGCATCGGCATGAAGGTCATCCTGGACCGCCACCGCCCGGACTCCGCCGGGCAGTCGGCGCTCTGGTACACCTCCGCGGTGCCGGAGTCGACCTGGCTGGCGAACCTCAAGTCGATCGCCGCCCGGTACGCGAACAACTCCGCCGTGATCGGCATCGACCTGCACAACGAGCCGCACGACCCGGCCTGTTGGGGCTGCGGCGACACCGCCACCGACTGGCGGCTGGCCGCCCAGCGCGGCGGCGAGGCGGTGCTGTCGGCCAACTCGAAGCTACTGGTCTTCGTCGAGGGCGTGCAGAGCTTCAACGGCAGCTCGTACTGGTGGGGCGGCAACCTCCAGGGCGCCGGGCAGTACCCGGTCCAACTGAGCGTCCCCAACCGGGTGGTGTACTCGGCGCACGACTACGCGACCAGCGTGGCGCAGCAGACCTGGTTCTCCGACCCGAGCTTCCCGTCGAACATGCCGGGCGTCTGGGACAAGAACTGGGGCTACCTGTTCAACCAGAACATCGCACCGGTGTGGGTCGGCGAGTTCGGCACCACGCTCCAGTCCACCGTCGACCAGGCCTGGTTGAAGGCGCTGGTGCAGTACCTGCGGCCGACCGCGACGGCGGGGGCGGACTCCTTCCAGTGGACGTTCTGGTCCTGGAACCCCAACTCCGGTGACACCGGCGGCATCCTGAACGACGACTGGACGACGGTCAACACGGTCAAGGACAACTACCTGGCCTCGATCAAGGCCCCGGGCTTCGGCTCCGGCGGCGGAACGGGCGGCGGCGACGTCCAAGCTCCCTCCGTACCGGGCGGGTTGACCGTCTCGGGCACCACGGCGAGCAGCGTCTCGCTGTCCTGGACGGCGTCCACCGACAACACCGCCGTCACCGGCTACGACGTGTACCGCAACGGGACGAAGGTCGCCTCGACCGCCTCGCCCTCGTACACCGACAGCGGGCTGAGCCCGGCGACGACGTACAGCTACACCGTCCGGGCGAAGGACGCGGCGGGCAACGTGTCGGCGGCCTCCGCGGCGGTGACGGCGACCACCGCGACGAGCGGCGGCGGGACGAACGCCGGATGCTCGGCGGCGATCAGCCTGAACGACTGGGGCAGCGGCCTGACCGCGACGGTCACCGTCACCAACACCGGCACCACCGCCGTCAAGGGCTGGCAGGTGAGCTGGACGTGGCCCACCAGCCTGCAGATCAGCAGCAGTTGGAGCGCGAACGTGACCCGCAGCGGGCAGACCGTCACCGCGACGAACCTGTCCTACAACGGGGCGCTGGCCCCGGCGGCGTCCACCTCGTTCGGCGTCCAGGCGACCCGGACCGACGCCTCGGCCGCGGCCACCGCGACGGCGGTGTGCACCGCGACCTCCTGA